The following proteins are encoded in a genomic region of Pirellulales bacterium:
- a CDS encoding SDR family oxidoreductase produces MSKRLAGKTALVTGGGTGIGLGVALALAREGCRVAIAGRRREPLEAACKLFDGTPPMSCHPVDVGELVSVGALFHWSMATVGPLDILVNSAGVNVRKRTTAELSPEDWDKMMRINASGAFYCMRAVLPEMRAQRNGLIVNISSIAGIRSSLLGGVGYTASKFAMTGLGTTVGREEATHNIRVTNVYPGEVETPILDNRPVPVSAEHRARILQPEDVADAVLMVACLPARAHITDLVIKPTSQDFA; encoded by the coding sequence ATGTCGAAACGCTTGGCAGGAAAAACGGCCCTGGTCACCGGGGGCGGCACCGGTATCGGTTTAGGTGTGGCGCTGGCGCTAGCGCGTGAGGGGTGCCGGGTGGCGATCGCCGGGCGTCGGCGCGAACCGCTCGAGGCGGCCTGCAAGCTATTCGACGGTACGCCGCCAATGAGTTGTCACCCCGTCGATGTGGGGGAACTCGTCAGCGTCGGGGCGCTGTTTCACTGGTCGATGGCGACTGTTGGCCCTCTGGATATCCTGGTCAACAGCGCCGGAGTGAACGTGCGAAAGCGCACCACGGCCGAGCTCTCGCCCGAGGACTGGGACAAGATGATGCGCATCAACGCCAGCGGAGCGTTTTACTGCATGCGTGCGGTGCTACCTGAAATGCGGGCTCAGCGCAATGGCCTGATCGTCAATATTTCCTCGATCGCGGGCATACGTTCTTCGCTCCTAGGAGGCGTCGGCTACACGGCGTCGAAATTCGCCATGACCGGGCTCGGAACGACCGTGGGGCGCGAAGAGGCGACCCATAATATCCGCGTCACGAACGTTTACCCCGGCGAGGTCGAAACGCCGATCCTCGACAATCGGCCGGTGCCGGTCAGCGCCGAGCATCGAGCGCGGATCCTGCAGCCCGAAGATGTGGCGGACGCCGTGCTGATGGTGGCCTGCCTGCCGGCGCGGGCCCATATCACGGACCTGGTGATCAAGCCGACGAGCCAGGATTTCG